From the Deltaproteobacteria bacterium genome, the window AACGCGAGCGTGCCCAGCGCGATCCCGCCTCCGTAGAGGAACACGATCCACCAGTCGATCGCGAGCGCCTGGCGCCAGGGCAGGGTGAACTCGTTTCGACGCAGATCCGTCGGCAGCACGAAGAGCAGCCCCGCGCCGAGCAGCGCGACCACGCCCTCGGGAAGGTGCGTGACCAGAAAGCCGTACGCGGGCGAGTCCTGCCCGGCGGTGAGCGCGACGGCCCCGGGCAGGACCCAGAACAGAACCGTGGCCGCGAAGGCGATCAGCGTGTTCCGCTCGCCGCGCGACCAGGCGCCCAGCGCGGCGCGCTCGCCCCGGATCAGCTCCGCGGCGCCGGACAGGCGCAGGCCCCGGGGTGTGCCCGCCCGCGCGAGGTCGACGAGCATGATCGAGATCAGCAGCGCCACGACCGGAAGCCCCAGCGACATCCAGGAGAAGAAGGGCAGGTCGACGCCGAGCTCGCGGCGGATGAAGCCGAGCCCGATCAGATTCGGCGGCGTGCCCACCGGCGTCGCCAGGCCCCCGATCGACGCTGCGAATGCGTTGGAGAGCAGAAGCGCCGTGCCGAAGCTCGCCGGCAGGCTCGCGCCGGCGCGGCGCTCGAGCGCGCCGAGCAGCGCGACCCCGATCGGGAACATCATCGCCACCGTCGCGGTGTTGCTGATCCACATCGAGATCGCGCCAGCCGCGCAGGCATACGCCACCAGCACGCGTCCGGGGCTCTCGCCGACACCGGGGAGCGCCAGGATCGCGAACGCGAAGCGCCGGTCGAGGCCGTGGAAGAAGATCGCCTGCGCCAGCATGAAGGTCCCGATGAACAGGAAG encodes:
- a CDS encoding DASS family sodium-coupled anion symporter — protein: MLAAAVGVGGQRMEREAGVPEGAERSGFEIARERAGFVLAPLVFAALWLAPLELAPEAHRLAAIMGAVVVLWVSEAIPMAMTAFLGVAFAVVLGVAPASVAFAPFADPLIFLFIGTFMLAQAIFFHGLDRRFAFAILALPGVGESPGRVLVAYACAAGAISMWISNTATVAMMFPIGVALLGALERRAGASLPASFGTALLLSNAFAASIGGLATPVGTPPNLIGLGFIRRELGVDLPFFSWMSLGLPVVALLISIMLVDLARAGTPRGLRLSGAAELIRGERAALGAWSRGERNTLIAFAATVLFWVLPGAVALTAGQDSPAYGFLVTHLPEGVVALLGAGLLFVLPTDLRRNEFTLPWRQALAIDWWIVFLYGGGIALGTLAFKTGLAEALGRSLTDLLGVQSAFGLIALSTAFATVLSETTSNTASANMVVPVVIAFAQSAGIDPVLPAVAATLGASLGFMLPVSTPCNAIVYGSGRIPLARMIRHGIVLDLAGIAVIVAVVSLLGPWILGR